The following coding sequences are from one Diospyros lotus cultivar Yz01 chromosome 7, ASM1463336v1, whole genome shotgun sequence window:
- the LOC127805519 gene encoding uncharacterized protein LOC127805519 gives MEIIPELSIISGFEAGMNCLQNPSLIHWLFSDSGIGKAVHVYGFWKWGALILALVATFCGVITRIKLLVLRLCEVQIFRSQGASFRQLDSEYDSDEDEDDSGSLDSSDGEGFRPATAVEQDYCVAGSSSYGGDRRGDGSGLRLRRRISGDRFSWSDFAGGRSVVKMWDNFSFGLDFEENFSRSVVSMWDLNRDQKVSSFSCGKLQIPALSSSSPAVVLSGGTNNGCDKFLLGVYDARSGQRIPAISAEWRLPRGKAVGISSGGVEKVYVIDDAACELTVGDIRKPTSPLENPMASDGGIWWDSDAVIVQGNDVDGCRVPTRM, from the coding sequence ATGGAGATTATTCCAGAGCTCAGCATCATAAGCGGTTTCGAAGCCGGAATGAACTGCCTGCAAAACCCATCTCTGATTCATTGGCTTTTCTCGGATTCGGGAATCGGAAAAGCCGTTCACGTTTACGGTTTCTGGAAATGGGGGGCGTTGATTCTCGCTTTGGTCGCCACTTTCTGCGGCGTAATCACCAGAATCAAGCTTCTCGTTCTTAGATTATGTGAAGTCCAAATTTTCCGTTCTCAAGGAGCTTCATTCCGGCAGCTGGATAGCGAGTATGATTCCGACGAAGATGAAGATGACTCCGGCTCGTTGGACTCGTCTGACGGCGAAGGCTTTCGTCCGGCGACAGCAGTCGAGCAAGATTACTGCGTCGCCGGCTCGAGCTCTTACGGCGGTGACCGGCGGGGGGATGGCTCTGGGTTGAGGCTCCGGCGGCGCATCAGCGGCGATCGGTTCTCGTGGTCAGACTTCGCCGGCGGGAGGAGTGTGGTGAAGATGTGGGACAATTTCAGCTTCGGGTTAGATTTTGAAGAGAATTTTTCCAGGAGCGTGGTCTCGATGTGGGATTTGAACAGAGATCAGAAAGTAAGCTCGTTTTCCTGCGGGAAGCTTCAGATTCCGGCGCTCTCCTCGTCGTCGCCGGCGGTGGTTTTGTCCGGCGGAACGAATAACGGCTGCGACAAGTTTTTGCTGGGCGTGTATGACGCCAGGTCGGGACAGCGGATTCCGGCCATATCCGCAGAGTGGCGGCTACCCCGGGGGAAGGCGGTGGGCATCAGCTCTGGCGGTGTGGAGAAAGTGTACGTAATCGATGACGCCGCCTGCGAATTGACGGTCGGCGACATTAGGAAACCAACGTCGCCATTGGAGAATCCAATGGCGTCGGACGGAGGTATATGGTGGGACTCTGACGCCGTTATCGTCCAAGGTAACGACGTTGATGGGTGTCGCGTCCCCACTCGGATGTGA